ACCACCGCCGCAGAGCCTGTTTTCGTTAGAAAGTATTGAGGAAGCCTTGTAAATAGCCACTTTTTCAATAAAAAGCTGAACGCCTATCCCGATACACATTGTATCAAAATAGGCGTTCAGTTATGATCCGATTGACCTTCGATTTGGAAAGGTGCTGCTGCTGAGCGATTTCCTCCTGAGATAACCCCAATTCATAGTAAGCTCTTAAAATTTCGACAACGGTCTTCATTTTGATAGCGTCCATAAGAAATTTTCCTCCTGCAGAAAATATCAGTTTCCTGTTTTTTAGCCTAATTATAACATAATATTTTCTGCAGGCCGCTGTCCGTGCCGTTCAAAGCGGAAAGCGATTCCATACAAAATGCATCCGAAAGCATGTTATATTCTATTTCAATCGCCTCATTTTATGGGTTTCATCACTAAAAATTGATATGACTTTGGAGCTCTATTTCGACAATTTTATCAACTGATTACAGTCTATCATAGATTGAAATAAATTTCAATCTATGATATTAATTTCACTAGTAAAAGATAGGACCTATTTTTTGTATCATTTAACAATTATTTCTCTCGTCAACTGGACAATCCTCCCGTCACGGATGAGGAAAGCCGAAGGGCCAGCTTTTAAACTGGCCCTTCGGCTTTCCTGTGATTCTGTTCTGTTTTTAGGGACACGGCGGTATCGCCCTAAAAAGTCAGCCGGCGGTTTCTGGCGGTGACCGGCCATTCCCCCGTAATTCTTCCATCCTCCGCCACCAGAGCACCGACTATTTCCTTCTTACACCGGTTTTACCTTTTTTTCCTTATTGAAGATTTCACGCTGTTTGTCAAATATGTACTGGATGATCTTGTCTTTCAGGCTGCTTTCCAGATTCACAAATTCCACCCTGTATCGATATCCCTGCGTGTTCTCGCAGGGCCGCACATCCAGCACCTTTCCCTCCACGGTCATGAATATGTCCTTCAGGATCAGGCTGCACTGGATATGCTCCTCTTTTCTCAGCTCGGCTTCCGATTCGAAACGCATTCCGCCGCCGCTGAGATTCCGGGCCGTTCCCTGATACACGGATGCGCCGCCGGATTCCTCCTGCTCTTCCGGCTGCATCAGGCGTGCAAAGGTGAAATCAAAAGCGACGTCCAGCCTGTAGAAATCCCTTCTTTGGGTGCGTTCCAGATTGCGGATTTTGATCTGCATCAAATACACTTTGTTCTGGGCCAGATATTTCGAGATCGTGCCTTTCGACCGATACAGTCCATCCTGGGCATAGAAGAGAAACTCATACTCATCCCCCGCGGGGAGCCTGACCAAGTCCCCCTTAAACATCGGCGTGTAGATGAGCAGACAGTCGCTCAAGATCGTGTCCACCCGGCTTTCATAAAAATGTTTTGACCCGTCTCTGGAGGTTC
This window of the Ruminococcaceae bacterium BL-6 genome carries:
- a CDS encoding protein of unknown function (Evidence 5 : Unknown function), yielding MDAIKMKTVVEILRAYYELGLSQEEIAQQQHLSKSKVNRIITERLF
- a CDS encoding protein of unknown function (Evidence 5 : Unknown function), with protein sequence MLSDAFCMESLSALNGTDSGLQKILCYN
- a CDS encoding Type IV pilus assembly protein PilZ: MESASIKPGDKLTIGRTSRDGSKHFYESRVDTILSDCLLIYTPMFKGDLVRLPAGDEYEFLFYAQDGLYRSKGTISKYLAQNKVYLMQIKIRNLERTQRRDFYRLDVAFDFTFARLMQPEEQEESGGASVYQGTARNLSGGGMRFESEAELRKEEHIQCSLILKDIFMTVEGKVLDVRPCENTQGYRYRVEFVNLESSLKDKIIQYIFDKQREIFNKEKKVKPV